In the Variovorax sp. S12S4 genome, one interval contains:
- the glnE gene encoding bifunctional [glutamate--ammonia ligase]-adenylyl-L-tyrosine phosphorylase/[glutamate--ammonia-ligase] adenylyltransferase has protein sequence MTASHQRGSTETNISVNQLPTTPTPPIAIELAFSSYSRFVQRLRRRYAAELALLPPGAPLRESISRAYEALRGRGDSVGDALRIVRQLVMERLVTLDCDAQAPLAVVTTAVTELAEFALDIACRDACQELDALHGAPLGPEGQRAQLWVVGMGKLGARELNVSSDIDLIYLYDLDGETRGDADGRGRLSNQEYFSRAVKRIYALVGDTTEHGFVFRVDLALRPNGNSGPSVVSLDALEEYFQVQGREWERFAWMKSRVVAPRDIVSEGHAQGLRATVLPFVFRRYLDYSVFDSLRTLHRQIREQSARRSAGRPERANDVKLSRGGIREIEFTVQLLQVVRGGQFPELRTRPTLDALQRLARAGLMPQETADALASAYEFLRRVEHRIQYLDDQQTHMLPVGDDDLRWIAQTMGYANCCPFLEQLDTHRELVAQEFDKLLGGEKPCNGKCSGKKAAAPADLADLLDDLPPVFAERIRNWCEQPRVLALREETRARLRQLVQRTGQWLKEPDGDGPGQTPRHADAALRWADWIEPLLRRESYLALLVERPAVQERLLRLLGAAKWPARYLMQHPGVIDELASDEMLSGRFVAAEFERELEARHASLSRTGEADEERLLNLLRHAHHAEVFRTLARDVDGRITVEQVADDLSALADTTLRVTARWCWPHVRNRHREAPQFAIIGYGKLGGKELGYGSDLDIVFVYDDDDERAGEVYAAYVRKLINWLTVKTREGDLFEIDTALRPNGNSGLLTTSFEAYEKYQLGRGSNTAWTWEHQAMTRARFVLGSAELGARFDDVRQAVIVSPRNREALKAEIIAMRDKVRGARPVKADRFDVKHSPGGMVDAEFAVQFLVLSASGEHPELIPNVGNIALLVRAEEAGLLPAGVGRNAAAAYRELRRVQHRARLNEEPTQVTPPALAAERDAMLALWKAVFG, from the coding sequence ATGACCGCCAGCCATCAGAGGGGTTCCACGGAAACCAATATCAGTGTGAACCAGTTGCCAACCACGCCCACGCCACCTATCGCGATCGAGCTCGCGTTTTCTTCCTATTCGCGCTTCGTGCAGCGCCTGCGCCGCAGGTATGCGGCCGAACTTGCATTGCTTCCTCCCGGCGCGCCGCTGCGCGAGTCGATATCCAGGGCCTACGAGGCATTGCGCGGGCGCGGCGACAGCGTCGGCGATGCGCTGCGCATTGTGCGGCAGCTCGTGATGGAACGGCTTGTAACGCTCGATTGCGATGCCCAGGCACCGCTCGCCGTGGTAACCACCGCCGTGACCGAGCTCGCCGAATTCGCGCTCGACATCGCGTGCCGCGACGCCTGCCAGGAGCTCGACGCGCTGCATGGCGCGCCGCTCGGCCCCGAAGGCCAGCGCGCGCAGCTCTGGGTGGTGGGCATGGGCAAGCTCGGCGCGCGCGAGCTCAACGTGTCGAGCGACATCGACCTGATCTACCTGTACGACCTGGACGGCGAAACCCGCGGCGATGCCGACGGCCGCGGCCGGTTGTCGAACCAGGAGTATTTTTCGCGCGCGGTGAAGCGCATCTATGCGCTGGTGGGCGACACCACCGAGCACGGCTTCGTGTTTCGCGTCGACCTGGCGCTACGGCCCAACGGCAATTCGGGGCCAAGCGTGGTCTCGCTCGACGCGCTGGAGGAATATTTCCAGGTGCAGGGCCGCGAGTGGGAGCGCTTTGCCTGGATGAAGAGCCGGGTGGTGGCGCCGCGCGACATCGTGTCCGAAGGCCATGCGCAAGGCCTGCGCGCCACGGTGCTGCCCTTCGTGTTCCGCCGCTATCTGGACTACAGCGTGTTCGATTCGCTGCGCACGCTGCACCGGCAGATTCGCGAGCAGTCAGCGCGCCGCAGCGCGGGCCGGCCCGAGCGCGCGAACGACGTCAAGCTGTCGCGCGGGGGCATCCGCGAGATCGAATTCACCGTGCAACTGCTGCAGGTGGTGCGTGGCGGCCAGTTCCCCGAGCTGCGCACCCGGCCCACGCTCGACGCGCTGCAGCGCCTGGCGCGCGCCGGCCTGATGCCGCAGGAAACCGCCGATGCGCTGGCCTCGGCCTACGAGTTTTTGCGCCGCGTGGAGCACCGCATCCAGTACCTGGACGACCAGCAGACCCACATGCTGCCGGTGGGCGACGACGACCTGCGCTGGATTGCCCAGACCATGGGCTATGCCAACTGCTGCCCCTTTCTCGAGCAGCTCGATACGCACCGCGAACTGGTGGCGCAGGAGTTCGACAAGCTGCTCGGCGGCGAGAAGCCCTGCAACGGCAAGTGCAGCGGCAAGAAGGCCGCCGCGCCCGCCGACCTGGCCGATCTGCTCGACGACCTGCCGCCGGTGTTTGCCGAGCGCATTCGCAACTGGTGCGAACAGCCCCGCGTGCTCGCCCTGCGTGAAGAAACGCGGGCCCGGCTGCGCCAGCTGGTGCAGCGCACCGGACAGTGGCTGAAAGAGCCCGACGGCGACGGCCCGGGGCAGACGCCGCGCCATGCGGACGCCGCATTGCGCTGGGCCGACTGGATCGAGCCGCTGCTTCGGCGCGAGAGCTACCTGGCGCTGCTGGTCGAGCGGCCTGCGGTACAAGAACGGCTGCTGCGGCTGCTGGGCGCCGCGAAGTGGCCGGCGCGCTACCTGATGCAGCACCCGGGCGTCATCGACGAGCTCGCGAGCGACGAAATGCTGTCGGGCCGCTTCGTGGCGGCCGAGTTCGAACGCGAACTGGAAGCACGCCACGCCTCGCTCAGCCGCACCGGCGAAGCGGACGAAGAGCGCCTGCTGAATCTGCTGCGCCACGCCCACCATGCCGAGGTGTTCCGCACGCTGGCACGCGACGTGGACGGCCGCATTACCGTGGAGCAGGTGGCCGACGACCTGAGCGCGCTGGCCGACACCACGCTGCGCGTGACCGCCCGCTGGTGCTGGCCGCACGTGCGCAACCGCCATCGCGAAGCGCCGCAGTTCGCCATCATCGGCTACGGCAAGCTGGGCGGCAAAGAGCTGGGCTACGGCAGCGACCTGGACATCGTTTTCGTCTACGACGATGACGACGAGCGCGCCGGCGAGGTGTACGCGGCCTATGTGCGCAAGCTCATCAACTGGCTCACGGTAAAGACGCGCGAGGGCGACCTGTTCGAGATCGACACCGCGCTTCGGCCGAACGGCAATTCGGGCCTGCTGACCACCAGCTTCGAAGCCTACGAAAAGTACCAGCTTGGCCGCGGCAGCAACACGGCATGGACCTGGGAGCACCAAGCCATGACCCGCGCGCGTTTTGTGCTGGGCAGCGCCGAACTGGGCGCGCGCTTCGACGACGTGCGCCAGGCCGTGATCGTGTCGCCGCGCAATCGCGAGGCGCTGAAGGCCGAGATCATTGCCATGCGCGACAAGGTGCGCGGCGCACGGCCGGTGAAGGCCGACCGCTTCGACGTGAAGCACAGCCCGGGAGGCATGGTGGACGCCGAGTTTGCGGTGCAGTTTCTGGTGCTGTCGGCCTCGGGCGAGCACCCGGAGCTGATTCCCAATGTCGGCAACATCGCGCTGCTGGTGCGCGCCGAAGAAGCCGGCTTGCTGCCCGCCGGCGTCGGCCGCAATGCCGCGGCGGCGTACCGCGAACTGCGCCGTGTGCAGCATCGCGCACGCCTCAATGAAGAACCGACCCAGGTCACCCCGCCTGCACTGGCCGCCGAGCGCGATGCCATGCTGGCCTTGTGGAAGGCTGTATTTGGCTGA
- a CDS encoding RNA polymerase sigma-70 factor, with protein MDDATLTFDSHRRRLQGIAYRMLGTVAEAEEVVQDAWLRWHEADKTGFDSAEAWLVTVVTRLSIDRLRAAKVQREHYIGAWMPEPTLTDAPATPEQLLERADNVSVAFLAVLERLAPEARAAFLLREVFDADYEEVARTLGKSEAACRQLVHRAKAQVQEARPRFQVSRETHQRLLQAFADAAARGSLQDLKALMAEDVELIGDGGGKVQTFSKVLRGSQRLAQLYFALWRRMGPAVRMELVDINGEPGLLRFLDGQLESAQTFEIEGERIVRIRAQRNPDKLARIARLFSSQ; from the coding sequence ATGGACGACGCCACCCTTACCTTCGACAGCCACCGCCGCCGCCTTCAGGGCATTGCCTACCGCATGCTCGGCACCGTCGCCGAGGCCGAAGAGGTGGTGCAAGACGCCTGGCTGCGCTGGCACGAGGCCGACAAGACCGGTTTCGACAGCGCCGAGGCCTGGCTGGTCACCGTCGTCACACGGCTTTCCATCGACCGGCTGCGCGCCGCCAAGGTCCAGCGCGAGCATTACATCGGCGCCTGGATGCCCGAGCCCACGCTCACCGATGCCCCCGCCACGCCGGAGCAGCTGCTCGAGCGCGCCGACAACGTGTCGGTGGCTTTCCTTGCCGTGCTGGAGCGCCTGGCGCCCGAGGCGCGCGCCGCCTTCCTGCTGCGCGAAGTGTTCGACGCCGACTACGAAGAAGTTGCCCGCACCCTCGGCAAGAGCGAGGCCGCCTGCCGCCAGCTGGTGCACCGCGCCAAGGCGCAGGTGCAGGAGGCGCGCCCGCGATTCCAGGTTTCGCGTGAAACCCACCAGCGCCTGCTTCAGGCCTTTGCCGATGCGGCCGCGCGCGGCAGCCTGCAGGACCTGAAGGCGCTGATGGCGGAAGACGTTGAGCTCATCGGCGACGGCGGCGGCAAGGTGCAGACCTTCAGCAAGGTCCTGCGCGGCAGCCAGCGGCTGGCGCAGCTTTACTTTGCGCTCTGGCGCCGCATGGGCCCCGCGGTGCGCATGGAACTGGTGGACATCAACGGCGAGCCCGGGCTGCTGCGGTTTCTCGACGGCCAGCTCGAATCGGCGCAAACCTTCGAGATCGAGGGCGAGCGCATCGTGCGCATCCGCGCCCAGCGCAATCCCGACAAGCTGGCGCGCATCGCTCGGCTTTTTTCTTCGCAGTAG
- a CDS encoding ferritin-like domain-containing protein, producing MLYPELFRQLESVRWDMDKDIPWQSFDASLLSEEQAQTIKMNAITEWAALPATEMFLRDNRHDSDFSAFMSIWFFEEQKHSLVLMEYLKRFSPQHAPTEQELHEVRFDFDPAPPLETLMLHFCGEIRLNHWYRRAAQWHTEPVIKHIYTTLSQDEARHGGAYLRYMKRALEKFGDEARAAFTKVGVLMASARRTAQALHPTNLHVNKALFPNDTIQSRMPDPDWLEHWLDKQIKFDAVWEGKVGERILHNLSLLMNRSFKTVQELNRYRKEVSANLGPKAEYQGA from the coding sequence ATGCTTTATCCGGAACTCTTCAGACAACTCGAATCTGTCCGCTGGGACATGGACAAGGACATTCCCTGGCAGTCGTTCGATGCTTCGCTGCTGTCCGAAGAACAGGCGCAAACCATCAAGATGAACGCCATTACCGAGTGGGCGGCGCTGCCGGCCACCGAAATGTTCTTGCGCGACAACCGCCACGATAGCGATTTTTCCGCTTTCATGTCGATCTGGTTCTTCGAGGAGCAGAAGCACTCGCTGGTGCTCATGGAGTACCTCAAGCGCTTCAGCCCCCAGCATGCGCCCACCGAGCAGGAGCTGCACGAAGTGCGCTTCGACTTCGACCCGGCGCCCCCGCTCGAGACCCTCATGCTGCATTTCTGCGGCGAGATCCGCCTCAACCACTGGTACCGCCGCGCGGCCCAGTGGCACACCGAGCCGGTCATCAAGCACATCTACACCACGCTGAGCCAGGACGAAGCCCGCCACGGCGGCGCCTACCTGCGCTACATGAAGCGCGCGCTCGAAAAGTTCGGCGACGAAGCCCGCGCCGCCTTCACCAAGGTTGGCGTGCTGATGGCCAGCGCGCGCCGCACCGCGCAGGCGCTGCACCCCACCAACCTGCACGTCAACAAGGCGCTGTTCCCCAACGACACCATCCAGAGCCGCATGCCCGACCCGGATTGGCTCGAGCACTGGCTGGACAAGCAGATCAAGTTCGATGCCGTCTGGGAGGGCAAGGTCGGCGAGCGCATCCTGCACAACCTGAGCCTGCTCATGAACCGCAGCTTCAAGACCGTGCAGGAGCTCAACCGCTACCGCAAGGAAGTCTCCGCCAACCTCGGGCCGAAGGCCGAGTACCAGGGCGCTTGA
- the purB gene encoding adenylosuccinate lyase: protein MSFSTVSALSPLDGRYAAKLAALRPLMSEQGYMHRRVQVEVAWFIALSDCGFAEFKPLTGGARKYLLGLVAHFSEADALAIKEIEKTTNHDVKAVEYWIKSKFEARPELLAAAEFVHFACTSEDINNTSHALQIQAAREKVVLPAIDGLIAKLREMAHQFAGVSMLSRTHGQTASPTTVGKEIANVAVRLSKARAQIAAVQLLGKMNGAVGNYNAHLAAWPDFDWEAFSRKVIETPAPLGLGLSFQPYSIQIEPHDYMAELFDAVARANTILIDFSRDIWGYVSLGYFKQRLKKGEIGSSTMPHKVNPIDFENAEGNLGLANAVLRHLSEKLPISRWQRDLTDSTVLRNIGVAFGYATLAYASLATGLGKLELNEEALAEDLDASWEVLAEPIQTVMRRYGVQGAYEQLKEVTRGKTVTAEALHGLIRSLEIPESEKERLLAMTPASYVGKAAELASRI, encoded by the coding sequence ATGAGCTTCTCCACCGTTTCCGCCCTCTCCCCACTGGACGGCCGCTATGCGGCCAAACTCGCGGCATTGCGCCCGCTGATGAGCGAACAGGGCTACATGCACCGGCGCGTGCAGGTCGAGGTGGCGTGGTTCATTGCGCTGTCCGACTGCGGCTTCGCTGAATTCAAGCCACTCACGGGCGGCGCCCGCAAGTACCTGCTGGGCCTGGTCGCCCATTTCTCGGAGGCCGACGCGCTGGCCATCAAGGAAATCGAAAAGACCACCAACCACGACGTGAAGGCGGTCGAGTACTGGATCAAGTCCAAGTTCGAAGCCCGGCCGGAACTGCTGGCCGCCGCCGAATTCGTGCACTTTGCCTGCACCAGCGAAGACATCAACAACACCAGCCATGCGCTGCAGATCCAGGCCGCCCGCGAGAAAGTGGTGCTGCCGGCCATCGACGGTCTGATTGCCAAGCTGCGCGAAATGGCGCACCAGTTTGCCGGCGTGTCGATGCTGTCGCGCACGCACGGCCAGACCGCGAGCCCCACCACCGTCGGCAAGGAAATCGCGAACGTGGCGGTGCGCCTGTCGAAGGCCCGCGCGCAGATTGCGGCGGTGCAGCTGCTTGGCAAGATGAACGGCGCGGTGGGCAACTACAACGCCCACCTTGCGGCCTGGCCAGACTTCGACTGGGAGGCATTCAGCCGCAAGGTGATCGAAACGCCAGCGCCGCTGGGCCTGGGTCTGAGCTTCCAGCCGTACAGCATCCAGATCGAGCCGCACGACTACATGGCCGAGCTGTTCGACGCCGTGGCGCGCGCCAACACCATCTTGATCGACTTCTCGCGCGACATCTGGGGCTATGTGAGCCTGGGCTACTTCAAGCAGCGGCTCAAGAAAGGCGAAATCGGCTCTTCGACGATGCCGCACAAGGTCAACCCGATCGACTTTGAAAACGCCGAGGGCAACCTGGGCCTGGCCAATGCGGTGCTGCGCCACCTGAGCGAGAAGCTGCCGATCAGCCGCTGGCAGCGCGACCTGACCGACAGCACGGTGCTGCGCAACATCGGCGTGGCCTTCGGCTACGCCACGCTGGCGTATGCGAGCCTGGCCACCGGGCTCGGCAAGCTGGAGCTCAACGAAGAAGCGCTGGCCGAAGACCTCGACGCCTCCTGGGAAGTGCTGGCCGAGCCCATCCAGACGGTGATGCGCCGCTACGGCGTGCAGGGCGCCTACGAGCAGCTGAAGGAAGTGACGCGCGGCAAGACGGTCACCGCCGAGGCGCTGCACGGCCTGATCCGCTCGCTCGAGATTCCGGAATCCGAAAAAGAGCGGCTCCTGGCCATGACGCCCGCGAGCTACGTGGGCAAGGCCGCGGAGCTCGCCAGTAGAATCTGA
- a CDS encoding glutathione peroxidase encodes MPTPTRSPVPMRLAQAAALAACLLAAGTAGAQAPSAGPSTAPATAPADAACPATLQHTFPRLQDEKPQSLCQYSGKVVLVVNTASFCGFTPQYKGLEALDSKYRSRGLVVLGFPSNDFSQESGSNKEIADFCESTFGVKFPMFAKSSVRGPNANPLFKQLALASGTTPKWNFYKYLIGRDGKVVQAWSSMTAPDEAAFVKVVESQLAAN; translated from the coding sequence ATGCCAACCCCCACCCGATCGCCCGTGCCGATGCGCCTTGCACAGGCCGCCGCGCTCGCGGCTTGCCTGCTTGCCGCTGGTACGGCGGGTGCCCAGGCCCCCTCTGCCGGGCCATCTACGGCTCCGGCCACCGCACCCGCCGACGCGGCCTGCCCGGCCACTCTGCAACACACCTTCCCGAGGCTGCAGGACGAAAAACCCCAATCTTTGTGCCAGTACTCCGGCAAAGTGGTGCTGGTGGTCAACACCGCGAGCTTCTGCGGCTTTACCCCGCAATACAAGGGGTTAGAGGCGCTGGACAGCAAATATCGATCGCGCGGGCTGGTAGTGCTGGGCTTTCCGTCGAACGATTTCTCCCAGGAGTCGGGCTCCAACAAGGAAATTGCCGATTTTTGTGAAAGCACCTTCGGCGTGAAGTTTCCGATGTTTGCGAAATCCTCGGTGCGCGGTCCGAATGCCAACCCGCTGTTCAAGCAACTGGCGCTGGCCTCCGGCACCACGCCGAAGTGGAACTTCTACAAATACCTGATCGGGCGCGACGGCAAGGTGGTTCAGGCGTGGTCGAGCATGACTGCACCGGACGAGGCCGCCTTCGTGAAGGTGGTGGAGAGCCAGCTCGCCGCCAATTGA
- a CDS encoding septal ring lytic transglycosylase RlpA family protein, whose protein sequence is MAERAVSPAPTALAACAVAVAVLLAGCASGTRSGGGALSGRDGPGTNIPSDLDRVPDAEPRIEAIRSSGGTSKPYTVLGRAYQPITDDRPFRESGIASWYGRKFHSASTASGEPYDMYAMTAAHKTLPLPSYVRVRNPANGREVIVRVNDRGPFVDGRIIDLSYTAALKLDLLRGVAPVEIERITNEDIRTGAWRRDSGTAYAAAPASAPPSRRAAAASVAVPSAWVAPVAMNAPEASTMPVVPQTPVVPMAPMPQTETIAQAAPTTLEADAAPPPRQPMVVTDLAPIAPLSAPTAPAPAAPAAAPSSAAVAGFWVQLGAFRERDGAESLRSQAARGLPSLAPQLRVFSEAGTHRLQAGPFASRNEAGEAVTQLRDSLRIAPMVVERR, encoded by the coding sequence TTGGCTGAGCGAGCTGTTTCTCCCGCCCCCACCGCGCTGGCTGCGTGCGCGGTGGCCGTCGCTGTTCTTCTTGCGGGTTGCGCGAGCGGCACCCGCAGCGGCGGCGGCGCGCTGAGCGGCCGCGACGGCCCGGGCACGAACATTCCGTCGGACCTCGACCGGGTGCCCGATGCCGAGCCCCGCATCGAAGCCATCCGCAGCAGCGGCGGCACCAGCAAGCCCTATACGGTGCTGGGCCGGGCGTACCAGCCGATCACCGACGACCGGCCGTTCCGCGAATCGGGCATCGCCTCGTGGTACGGCCGCAAGTTCCACAGCGCGTCGACCGCCAGCGGCGAGCCCTACGACATGTACGCCATGACGGCCGCGCACAAGACCCTGCCGCTGCCGAGCTACGTGCGGGTGCGCAACCCGGCGAACGGGCGCGAGGTGATTGTGCGGGTGAACGACCGCGGCCCTTTCGTCGACGGCCGGATCATCGACCTGAGCTACACGGCGGCGCTCAAGCTCGACCTGCTGCGCGGCGTGGCGCCGGTGGAGATCGAGCGCATCACGAACGAGGACATCCGCACCGGCGCCTGGCGGCGGGACTCGGGAACCGCGTATGCCGCGGCCCCTGCGTCAGCACCACCATCGCGGCGCGCGGCGGCTGCATCGGTGGCCGTGCCTTCGGCCTGGGTGGCGCCGGTGGCGATGAATGCGCCGGAGGCCTCGACGATGCCGGTCGTGCCGCAAACGCCGGTGGTACCAATGGCCCCGATGCCGCAGACAGAAACTATCGCGCAAGCGGCACCGACAACGCTCGAGGCCGATGCCGCGCCGCCGCCGCGCCAGCCCATGGTGGTCACCGACCTTGCGCCCATAGCACCCCTGTCTGCGCCGACGGCACCGGCACCGGCCGCGCCGGCCGCCGCACCATCATCCGCCGCGGTGGCGGGCTTCTGGGTGCAGCTCGGCGCCTTCCGCGAGCGCGATGGCGCGGAAAGCCTGCGCAGCCAGGCGGCGCGCGGCCTGCCTTCACTGGCCCCGCAACTGCGCGTTTTCAGCGAGGCCGGCACGCATCGGCTGCAGGCAGGACCCTTTGCGTCGCGCAATGAAGCCGGCGAGGCTGTCACGCAGTTGCGCGACAGCCTGCGCATTGCGCCGATGGTCGTCGAGCGCCGCTGA
- a CDS encoding carboxymuconolactone decarboxylase family protein, translated as MNTTPRLNWFKTIPKTFEAILAVSASIDSSTVGKTVLDLVFARVSQINGCAYCLDMHVRDLRKQGEGWQRINSLATWREVSFFNDRERAALAWAESLTRLADHHDEREAEFAALKAQFSDVEIAELTVAVAQINTWNRINVGMRVPVAAKALD; from the coding sequence ATGAACACGACCCCGCGCCTGAACTGGTTCAAGACCATCCCCAAGACCTTCGAAGCCATCCTGGCGGTCAGTGCCAGCATCGATTCGAGCACCGTCGGCAAGACGGTGCTCGATCTGGTGTTCGCGCGCGTCTCGCAGATCAATGGCTGCGCCTACTGCCTCGACATGCACGTGCGCGACCTGCGCAAGCAGGGCGAGGGATGGCAGCGCATCAACAGCCTGGCGACTTGGCGTGAAGTGAGCTTTTTCAACGATCGCGAACGCGCGGCGCTGGCGTGGGCCGAATCGCTCACGCGGCTGGCCGATCATCACGACGAGCGCGAAGCCGAGTTCGCAGCCTTGAAGGCGCAGTTCAGCGATGTCGAGATTGCCGAGCTCACCGTGGCTGTCGCGCAGATCAACACCTGGAACCGCATCAACGTGGGCATGCGCGTGCCTGTCGCTGCCAAGGCGCTGGACTGA
- a CDS encoding glutathione S-transferase N-terminal domain-containing protein: MKLIGSAASPYVRKVRVVLAEKRLDYQFVIEDVWSADTTIAHSNPLGKVPCLIMEGGEAMFDSRVIVEYLDTLSPVGKLIPQQGRERAEVKTWEALADGVMDAGVLWRLEATWSGRGDGERSATWIERQRAKVEGGIAAMAKGLGDKPFCSGIHLSLSDIAVGCALGWVGFRFPEIDWRGEHPNLGKLYDKLMLRPSFIDTQP; the protein is encoded by the coding sequence ATGAAACTGATCGGATCGGCCGCCAGCCCTTATGTGCGCAAGGTGCGCGTGGTGCTGGCCGAGAAACGGCTCGACTACCAGTTCGTGATCGAAGATGTCTGGTCCGCCGACACCACCATCGCCCACTCCAACCCGCTCGGGAAGGTGCCTTGCCTCATCATGGAAGGCGGCGAGGCGATGTTCGACTCGCGCGTGATCGTCGAATACCTGGACACGCTGTCCCCCGTGGGCAAGCTCATTCCGCAGCAGGGCCGCGAGCGTGCCGAGGTCAAGACCTGGGAAGCGCTGGCCGATGGCGTCATGGACGCCGGCGTGCTCTGGCGCCTGGAAGCCACCTGGAGCGGCCGCGGCGACGGCGAGCGCAGCGCCACCTGGATCGAGCGCCAGCGCGCCAAGGTCGAGGGCGGCATTGCCGCCATGGCCAAGGGCCTGGGCGACAAACCTTTCTGCAGCGGCATTCACCTGAGCCTGTCGGACATCGCGGTCGGCTGCGCGCTGGGCTGGGTGGGGTTTCGCTTTCCCGAGATCGACTGGCGCGGCGAGCACCCGAACCTCGGAAAGTTGTACGACAAGCTGATGCTGCGGCCCAGCTTCATCGACACGCAACCATGA